From Solidesulfovibrio carbinoliphilus subsp. oakridgensis, the proteins below share one genomic window:
- the glgP gene encoding alpha-glucan family phosphorylase — translation MQPLRVYSVVPKLPAKLKPLWELAYNLLFSWNDDIASLFAQVDRKLWRECSGNPVGFLNRLPQKTLESLAEDEFFVERVGDLRHTLEVYLSRKTTSIPFPDRDGQPVVAYFSLEYGISACLPIYSGGLGILAGDHLKSASDLCVPLVGIGIAYQQGFFRQYLTADGWQQERYPIYDFEQMPLSLCKDEAGERIMVYVDLRGERVFAQIWKAQVGRVALYLLDTNVPENQPASRQITNRLYGGDLETRVRQEYLLGIGGIRALEALGLKPKVIHMNEGHSAFAGLERIANFMDKHKLSFEAAMELVASSSIFTTHTPVPAGNDRFPPDLIQLYFEDYAKRLGLAFKVLLALGREDPRNDSEHFCMPVLALKLSRFNNGVSKLHGVVSRKMWNRVWNQYPVEDVPIGAITNGVHVPTWVSQDMAALYDRYFGANWREDPDTGRVFAQTHLISDAELWRTHERLRERLVGYVRERLREQLLARGAKRMELQTAEEVLDPQALTIGFARRFATYKRANLLLSDRERLLKIMSEPQRPVQFVFAGKAHPHDNEGKKIIQELVQLCNSAQCRFNMVFLEDYDMEIASLLVQGVDVWLNTPRRPLEACGTSGMKAMCNGVLNYSTLDGWWAEAWRPDNTVGWAVGMGEEYEDGGYQDFVESQTLYNILENEIIPTFYDRGHHGSLPRNWIRKMKDSISQLAPLYNSHRMVEDYARIAYVPALENYNRLTRDDCAAAKDLASWRMDMMTKWSSLDIRNIVADDPEQLHVGDPVRVTAEVHLNGIRPQDVEVQIYAGHLDYEGKFAQRDTVIMRTMDTTADGWNLYVGEINPTEAGRFGFTVRILPHHPLLLDSHSLGLIRWAAAPA, via the coding sequence ATGCAGCCGTTACGGGTTTATAGTGTGGTGCCGAAGTTGCCGGCCAAATTGAAGCCGCTGTGGGAACTGGCTTACAATCTGCTTTTCTCCTGGAACGACGATATCGCGTCGCTTTTCGCCCAGGTGGACCGGAAGTTGTGGCGCGAGTGCTCCGGCAACCCCGTGGGGTTCCTCAACCGGCTGCCCCAGAAAACCTTGGAGAGCCTGGCCGAGGACGAATTTTTCGTGGAACGGGTGGGCGACCTGCGCCACACGCTGGAAGTCTATCTTTCCCGCAAGACCACTTCCATCCCGTTCCCGGACCGCGACGGCCAGCCGGTGGTGGCCTACTTCAGCCTGGAGTACGGCATCAGCGCCTGCCTGCCCATCTATTCGGGGGGGCTCGGCATCCTGGCCGGCGACCACCTCAAATCGGCCAGCGACCTGTGCGTGCCCCTGGTCGGCATCGGCATCGCCTACCAACAGGGATTTTTCCGCCAATACCTGACGGCCGACGGCTGGCAGCAGGAACGCTATCCCATCTACGATTTCGAGCAGATGCCGCTGTCGCTTTGCAAGGACGAAGCCGGCGAGCGGATCATGGTCTACGTGGACCTGCGCGGCGAGCGGGTCTTTGCCCAGATCTGGAAGGCCCAGGTCGGCCGCGTGGCCCTCTACCTGCTCGACACCAACGTGCCCGAGAACCAGCCCGCCTCCCGCCAGATCACCAACCGGCTCTACGGCGGCGACCTGGAAACCCGGGTGCGCCAGGAATACCTGCTCGGCATCGGCGGCATCCGGGCCCTGGAGGCCCTGGGGCTCAAACCCAAGGTCATCCACATGAACGAAGGCCACTCGGCCTTCGCCGGCCTCGAGCGCATCGCCAACTTCATGGACAAGCACAAGCTGTCCTTCGAGGCGGCCATGGAGCTCGTGGCCTCAAGCTCGATCTTTACCACCCACACGCCGGTGCCGGCCGGCAACGACCGGTTTCCGCCGGACCTGATCCAGCTCTATTTCGAGGACTACGCCAAGCGCCTGGGCCTGGCCTTCAAGGTGCTGCTCGCCCTTGGCCGCGAGGACCCGCGAAACGATTCGGAACACTTCTGCATGCCGGTCCTGGCGCTCAAGCTCTCGCGGTTCAATAACGGCGTCTCCAAGCTCCACGGCGTGGTCTCGCGCAAGATGTGGAACCGGGTCTGGAACCAGTACCCGGTGGAGGACGTGCCCATCGGGGCCATCACCAACGGCGTCCACGTGCCGACCTGGGTGTCCCAGGACATGGCCGCCCTCTACGACCGCTATTTCGGGGCCAACTGGCGGGAAGACCCGGACACCGGCCGGGTCTTCGCCCAGACCCACCTCATCTCCGACGCCGAACTGTGGCGCACCCACGAACGCCTGCGCGAACGCCTCGTCGGCTACGTGCGCGAACGGCTGCGCGAACAGCTGCTGGCCCGGGGCGCCAAGCGCATGGAACTCCAGACCGCCGAGGAGGTCCTCGATCCCCAGGCCCTGACCATCGGCTTCGCCCGCCGTTTCGCCACCTACAAGCGGGCCAACCTGCTTTTGTCCGACCGGGAACGGCTGCTCAAAATCATGTCCGAACCGCAGCGGCCCGTGCAGTTCGTCTTTGCCGGCAAGGCCCACCCCCACGACAACGAGGGCAAGAAAATCATCCAGGAACTGGTGCAGCTGTGCAACAGCGCCCAGTGCCGGTTCAACATGGTCTTTCTCGAAGACTACGACATGGAAATCGCAAGCCTCCTGGTCCAGGGCGTGGACGTCTGGCTCAACACCCCGCGCCGGCCGCTCGAAGCCTGCGGCACCAGCGGCATGAAGGCCATGTGCAACGGCGTGCTCAACTACAGCACGCTGGACGGCTGGTGGGCCGAGGCCTGGCGGCCCGACAACACCGTGGGCTGGGCCGTGGGCATGGGCGAGGAATACGAGGACGGCGGCTACCAGGACTTCGTGGAAAGCCAGACGCTTTACAACATCCTCGAAAACGAGATCATCCCGACCTTCTACGACCGGGGCCACCACGGCAGCCTGCCGCGCAACTGGATCCGCAAGATGAAGGACTCCATCAGCCAGCTCGCGCCGCTCTACAACTCCCACCGCATGGTCGAGGACTACGCCCGCATCGCCTACGTGCCGGCCCTCGAAAACTACAACCGGCTGACCCGCGACGACTGCGCCGCGGCCAAGGACCTGGCCTCCTGGCGCATGGACATGATGACCAAATGGAGCAGCCTCGATATCCGCAACATCGTGGCCGACGACCCCGAACAGCTCCACGTCGGCGACCCCGTGCGCGTGACCGCCGAAGTCCACCTAAACGGCATCCGGCCCCAGGACGTGGAAGTCCAGATCTACGCCGGCCACCTGGACTACGAAGGCAAGTTCGCCCAGCGCGACACCGTCATCATGCGGACCATGGACACCACCGCCGACGGCTGGAACCTCTACGTCGGGGAAATCAACCCCACCGAGGCCGGCCGCTTCGGCTTCACCGTCCGCATCCTGCCCCACCACCCCCTGCTCCTCGACTCCCACAGCCTGGGACTTATCCGCTGGGCCGCCGCGCCGGCATAG